One stretch of Schlesneria sp. DSM 10557 DNA includes these proteins:
- a CDS encoding sugar phosphate isomerase/epimerase family protein, which translates to MKLGLINSAWAQAGRETAWGIEQTKKLGFDTIDIFADPLDIDVRERQLIRRECDRHGLPIVSICCVATGLIDFNPSVQRFHVDRVAKYLDLAYEFSASNVLLVLGEYIWNREVIPAEEQWGFAVENCQRLGDYAAELGLKIALELEPFPLSLLNNIDNMVRFIDDVDHDAVRANIDISHLVLANVPSTDIGKLAGKAIHVHISDCDGKVHGDLPPGRGVVEFEPYLKEIAKLKIDGAVSIELEYSPEPDQIEAWVEEAYRETRKLMSSAGLLS; encoded by the coding sequence ATGAAGCTTGGACTGATCAACTCAGCGTGGGCTCAGGCGGGACGTGAAACCGCCTGGGGAATTGAACAAACCAAAAAGCTGGGCTTTGATACGATCGATATCTTCGCCGATCCGCTCGACATCGATGTGCGGGAACGTCAACTGATCCGACGCGAGTGCGATCGTCACGGCTTGCCGATCGTCTCGATCTGCTGCGTCGCAACCGGGCTTATCGATTTCAATCCAAGTGTGCAGCGGTTTCACGTTGACCGCGTGGCGAAGTACCTTGATCTCGCCTACGAATTCTCCGCAAGCAACGTGTTGCTGGTTCTGGGCGAGTACATCTGGAATCGCGAAGTCATTCCGGCAGAAGAGCAATGGGGTTTCGCAGTCGAGAACTGCCAGCGTCTGGGTGATTACGCAGCGGAACTCGGCCTGAAAATCGCCTTGGAACTCGAACCGTTCCCCCTCTCGCTTCTCAACAACATCGACAACATGGTCCGTTTCATTGACGATGTGGATCATGATGCGGTGCGAGCCAACATCGATATCTCGCACCTTGTCCTGGCAAATGTTCCCTCAACAGACATCGGAAAGCTTGCAGGCAAAGCGATTCATGTCCACATCTCTGACTGCGACGGCAAAGTACATGGAGACCTCCCTCCCGGTCGCGGTGTCGTTGAGTTTGAGCCCTACCTCAAAGAAATTGCGAAGCTCAAAATCGATGGCGCGGTCTCCATCGAACTCGAATACAGCCCCGAGCCCGATCAGATCGAAGCATGGGTGGAAGAAGCGTATCGAGAAACTCGGAAGCTGATGTCTTCCGCCGGACTGCTATCGTAG
- a CDS encoding DUF1549 and DUF1553 domain-containing protein, translated as MQCYLPRRLMAGLRIDVGFWCGSLRHTASRPFRGTCFRLLLLSAVLLLSNKLGLCADATPGTAARSRHWAFQPVVRHTAPDHAVRRVSKLENEIDAFIAASLESQGQHISEPADRATLLRRVTFDLVGLPPTPEDVAAFLADDSPDAFERVVDRLLSHPHYGETWGRNWLDVVRFAETAGFREDPLRPYAYTYRDYVIRSYNRDLPFDRFVMDQLAGDELFPDDTESLAATGYCRMWPDESNASDILLARQTALDDLTGNVGAVFLGLSIGCAQCHDHKFDPLLQTDFYQLQAFFSGIVLEDQVPLGTRDQLAAYRQEESAWLAETAELRRELALLEQPARVKLQGERRMKFPAEVLEALDTPLEDRTTMQRQLAFWSARQMGVKEEDIPKHLDEAARERREQVLASLATARQRQPRPPRESNLMAVAELTSIPPATFRMESGSYDQPREQLEPHFPVVLRTEKTAAAPSIAPPTNRTSGRRSELARWLVSADHPLTHRVWVNRLWQGHFGQGLIANANDFGTQTPAPVHQDLLDWLASESIRQGFHSKPLHRRIVSSATYRQASSLKSDSDSLSGIEESHEVASPYSAFPRHRLSSERIRDAWLVASGQLNDSMYGPGTRPELPPNFTSLEWKVSEPAQQVRRSVYLFAKRNLPYPMMAAFDFPDMHEACGCRTKTTIAPQALMLLNDRIILNAARQLASRARLEATSADPAATVERAWQIAFSRTPTESEVRSALKFIADQYQLVTDGAEPTTGETLGRNTEHEALVDFCHALLNANEFLFVD; from the coding sequence ATGCAATGTTACCTGCCACGCAGGCTGATGGCTGGCCTTCGCATTGATGTCGGTTTCTGGTGCGGATCACTCCGTCACACTGCGAGCCGCCCCTTCCGCGGTACCTGTTTTCGGCTTTTGCTCTTAAGCGCAGTACTTCTGCTGTCGAACAAACTCGGTTTATGTGCCGATGCGACGCCGGGAACGGCAGCGAGATCCCGCCACTGGGCGTTCCAGCCAGTAGTACGACACACCGCTCCTGATCATGCGGTGAGGAGGGTCTCGAAGCTCGAAAATGAAATCGATGCTTTCATTGCTGCTTCGCTCGAGTCTCAGGGGCAGCATATTTCTGAGCCGGCAGATCGCGCGACCTTGCTGCGCCGAGTCACGTTTGATCTTGTGGGGCTTCCCCCCACTCCAGAAGACGTGGCCGCATTTCTGGCGGACGATTCTCCTGACGCATTCGAACGAGTCGTCGATCGGCTTTTGAGTCACCCCCACTACGGCGAGACATGGGGCCGGAACTGGCTGGATGTCGTTCGCTTTGCGGAGACCGCAGGGTTCCGGGAGGATCCTCTCCGTCCTTACGCTTATACGTACAGGGATTATGTCATTCGCTCGTACAACCGCGATCTTCCCTTTGACCGGTTTGTGATGGACCAACTGGCCGGAGACGAGCTTTTTCCGGATGATACAGAATCACTCGCAGCGACTGGCTACTGCCGGATGTGGCCGGACGAAAGTAACGCCTCGGACATTCTGTTGGCTCGACAGACGGCGCTGGACGACTTGACCGGGAATGTCGGAGCTGTGTTTCTGGGGTTATCGATTGGATGTGCGCAGTGTCACGATCACAAGTTTGACCCGCTGCTTCAGACCGACTTCTATCAATTGCAGGCCTTCTTTTCTGGAATTGTGCTGGAAGATCAGGTTCCGCTCGGAACACGGGATCAACTGGCCGCATATCGTCAGGAGGAAAGCGCCTGGCTGGCAGAGACGGCAGAACTGCGTCGGGAACTGGCTCTCCTCGAGCAACCAGCGCGCGTGAAGCTGCAAGGTGAGCGGCGAATGAAGTTTCCTGCGGAAGTGCTCGAGGCATTGGATACTCCGCTGGAAGACAGAACGACGATGCAAAGGCAACTGGCGTTCTGGAGTGCGAGGCAAATGGGTGTGAAGGAAGAAGACATTCCCAAACATCTTGACGAAGCGGCACGGGAACGCCGGGAACAGGTGCTGGCGAGTCTCGCTACGGCCAGGCAAAGGCAGCCGCGGCCGCCTCGTGAATCCAATCTGATGGCTGTTGCAGAGCTGACGTCGATTCCTCCTGCAACCTTCCGGATGGAGTCGGGGAGCTATGATCAACCGCGAGAGCAACTGGAGCCTCATTTTCCCGTCGTATTAAGAACCGAAAAAACGGCCGCTGCTCCTTCCATCGCGCCCCCTACCAATCGAACGTCAGGACGCCGCTCCGAGTTGGCTCGCTGGCTCGTATCTGCGGATCACCCATTGACGCACCGCGTCTGGGTGAATCGGCTGTGGCAGGGGCATTTCGGACAGGGGTTGATTGCTAACGCCAACGACTTCGGTACGCAGACGCCTGCGCCAGTGCATCAGGACCTGTTGGACTGGTTGGCGAGCGAATCGATTCGGCAGGGGTTCCATTCCAAGCCGCTTCACCGACGGATCGTTTCATCGGCGACTTACCGTCAGGCTTCCTCGCTGAAATCAGATTCGGACTCGCTGTCTGGAATCGAGGAGTCTCACGAAGTCGCCTCACCCTATTCGGCGTTTCCTCGTCACAGGCTTTCCTCCGAGCGAATCCGTGATGCGTGGCTGGTCGCTTCGGGACAGCTCAACGATTCCATGTACGGACCGGGCACCCGACCCGAGCTTCCTCCGAACTTCACCAGCCTGGAATGGAAAGTGAGCGAGCCGGCCCAGCAGGTGCGGCGTTCCGTTTATCTGTTCGCAAAACGGAACCTCCCGTACCCGATGATGGCTGCATTCGATTTTCCGGATATGCACGAAGCCTGCGGTTGTCGAACCAAGACGACGATTGCTCCACAAGCTTTAATGCTCCTCAATGACCGAATCATTCTTAACGCGGCGCGACAGCTGGCATCTCGAGCACGCTTGGAAGCCACTTCGGCTGACCCGGCGGCGACGGTCGAACGAGCCTGGCAGATCGCATTCAGCCGCACTCCGACAGAAAGTGAAGTTCGTTCGGCCCTCAAGTTCATTGCCGACCAGTATCAACTGGTGACGGACGGCGCTGAGCCGACAACAGGAGAGACCCTGGGGCGAAATACCGAGCACGAAGCTCTCGTGGACTTCTGCCACGCTCTCCTCAACGCGAACGAATTCCTGTTCGTTGACTGA
- a CDS encoding fumarylacetoacetate hydrolase family protein has product MRLAKLRLADGSTRVAMVEDDGQFRLLDLTQVDHARTLMDIVNSPDPIGLARFLIDPKAPLLDPRLVTIAAPIDRQEVWAAGVTYKRSQVARMQESETGASHYDRVYTAPRPEIFFKSTPNRVSGPGEPLRVRADSNWSVPEPELALVISPAKRLVGFTVGNDMSARDIEGENPLYLPQAKVYNQCCGLGPFILIPEKPLDRTATKIRLTIERDGSTVFSGETDLGQMKREFDELVDWLTRENDLATGAFLLTGTGIVPPDNFTLLNGDTSSIEILGIGTLTNPIVKAS; this is encoded by the coding sequence ATGCGTCTCGCCAAGCTGCGTCTGGCTGATGGTTCCACTCGAGTTGCGATGGTCGAAGATGACGGACAGTTCCGGCTGCTGGACCTGACTCAAGTCGACCATGCCCGCACCTTAATGGACATCGTGAACTCTCCCGACCCGATCGGTCTGGCTCGATTCCTGATCGACCCCAAGGCACCGCTGCTCGATCCACGACTGGTGACCATTGCCGCGCCGATTGACCGACAGGAAGTCTGGGCGGCTGGCGTGACCTACAAACGGAGCCAGGTGGCTCGAATGCAGGAGTCGGAGACGGGTGCGTCTCACTATGACCGCGTCTACACCGCACCACGTCCCGAGATCTTCTTCAAATCCACCCCGAACCGAGTCTCCGGGCCAGGCGAGCCATTGCGAGTGCGTGCCGACAGTAACTGGAGTGTCCCCGAACCGGAATTGGCGCTGGTGATTTCTCCTGCCAAACGGTTGGTTGGATTCACCGTCGGAAACGACATGTCCGCACGAGACATCGAGGGAGAGAATCCTCTCTACCTCCCCCAGGCCAAAGTTTACAATCAGTGTTGCGGCCTCGGCCCCTTCATCCTCATCCCCGAGAAGCCACTCGATCGGACCGCAACAAAGATTCGACTGACCATTGAGCGCGATGGCAGCACCGTGTTCAGCGGCGAAACCGACTTGGGACAGATGAAACGGGAGTTCGACGAACTGGTCGATTGGCTGACACGCGAGAATGACCTCGCCACCGGCGCCTTCCTGCTGACAGGTACCGGAATCGTCCCGCCCGATAATTTCACGCTCCTCAATGGTGATACGTCGAGCATTGAAATTCTGGGAATTGGGACGCTCACCAACCCCATCGTAAAAGCAAGCTGA
- a CDS encoding enoyl-CoA hydratase: MLLVETQSGVTRLTLNRPERRNALSEAMLTELGQALTQIASDPQTRVVVLAAAGPVFCSGHDLGEMVGRSESEYGALFARCSSVMQQIRRLPQPVIAQVQGLATAAGCQLVAACDLAVAAAEAKFATPGVKIGLFCSTPMVPLVRAVPAKVAMEMLLTGIPISADRALEVGLVNRVVPAAELDTTVKELTDAMVASSPMTLQLGKRAFYDQLNLDESTAYDRATNIMTDNALKHDAQEGISAFLQKRVPQWKGE, from the coding sequence ATGCTGCTTGTTGAAACTCAATCGGGTGTCACGAGATTGACCCTGAATCGCCCCGAGCGACGTAACGCACTCTCAGAGGCCATGCTGACTGAACTTGGCCAGGCGTTGACCCAGATTGCCAGCGACCCTCAAACACGAGTCGTCGTTCTTGCTGCCGCGGGGCCTGTTTTTTGTTCAGGTCATGATCTGGGAGAGATGGTCGGGCGATCCGAAAGTGAGTACGGAGCCTTGTTCGCACGCTGCTCGAGTGTGATGCAACAAATCCGACGACTTCCCCAGCCCGTGATCGCACAGGTCCAGGGACTTGCGACTGCTGCCGGCTGCCAGCTCGTCGCGGCTTGCGATCTCGCGGTGGCCGCAGCGGAAGCCAAATTTGCCACCCCGGGCGTCAAGATCGGACTGTTCTGCTCGACCCCGATGGTGCCCCTTGTACGAGCCGTTCCGGCCAAAGTTGCAATGGAGATGCTGCTCACAGGAATTCCCATCAGCGCCGATCGAGCGCTCGAAGTCGGGCTCGTGAACCGGGTCGTGCCTGCCGCGGAACTCGACACCACAGTCAAGGAGTTGACCGACGCGATGGTCGCCAGCAGCCCCATGACCCTCCAACTTGGCAAGCGTGCGTTTTATGATCAACTGAATCTGGACGAATCCACGGCGTACGACCGAGCGACTAACATCATGACAGATAACGCGTTAAAGCATGACGCCCAAGAGGGAATCTCGGCGTTTCTGCAAAAACGCGTCCCTCAGTGGAAAGGTGAGTGA
- a CDS encoding PGPGW domain-containing protein has product MESPDRTAPNNDDDVTENADFQVTEPSGFRVWLWQQARKIVVFVLGSTVLLIGIAMIVFPGPAVLVIPLGLAILATEFVWARDWLEYAKRHLHYLSSQVQSRTKKEPTDSSA; this is encoded by the coding sequence ATGGAGTCACCCGATCGCACCGCACCCAACAATGATGACGACGTGACTGAGAATGCGGATTTTCAGGTCACAGAGCCGTCGGGATTCCGTGTCTGGCTTTGGCAACAGGCACGGAAAATCGTGGTGTTCGTCTTGGGGTCGACCGTCTTGTTGATCGGCATCGCGATGATCGTGTTTCCTGGCCCCGCAGTGCTAGTGATTCCGCTTGGCCTGGCGATTCTCGCCACTGAATTCGTCTGGGCTCGCGATTGGCTGGAGTATGCCAAAAGACACCTGCACTACCTCTCATCGCAGGTGCAAAGCAGAACAAAGAAGGAACCGACGGACAGTTCTGCCTAG
- a CDS encoding sigma-54-dependent transcriptional regulator, which yields MSGKEGTQVDLSGISIRVLIVDDDEAHAQAVAESLQRVGYDCTVAASGKRAVALIESQTYDVIVTDLMMDEIDGLEVLRKSKEELPDAEVILLTGHASIKTAVAAGQHGVHTYLTKPLDITELRHAVEKASSRVRLLRSNAELSRRLDEKFGYEGVIGNSPAMQRVMEKLRSVASTDSTVLILGESGTGKELAARALHQNSERKNKPFVPLNISALPESLLEGELFGHEQGAFTGAVGKRIGKFEYANGGTLFLDEVGEMPMATQIKLLRVLEDRKVSRIGANEEMDVNVRVVAATNADMQEGIRKGTFRKDLYFRLAVVTIELPPLRERRSDIPLLVDYFLKQLSARHHRPLPIVTRQAQQALIAYEWPGNVRELRNALEGMIILDKDGRLDIDDLPPDIAPLGLNAENQDGQGHVHGADSLIGRPFTEVEKYYIQCALELTGGKREEAAHMLGIGERTMYRKIKEFDIKG from the coding sequence ATGTCGGGGAAGGAAGGTACTCAGGTCGATCTCTCCGGGATCTCGATCCGCGTACTGATTGTCGATGATGACGAGGCTCACGCTCAAGCGGTCGCGGAGAGCCTGCAACGGGTGGGGTACGATTGTACTGTCGCTGCTTCTGGTAAACGGGCGGTCGCGCTGATCGAGAGCCAGACTTATGACGTCATCGTCACCGATCTGATGATGGATGAAATCGATGGTCTCGAAGTTCTCCGCAAGTCCAAAGAAGAGCTCCCCGACGCAGAAGTCATTCTGCTGACAGGCCACGCGTCCATCAAGACAGCAGTCGCCGCTGGCCAGCACGGTGTCCATACCTACCTCACCAAGCCCCTGGACATCACCGAACTGCGACACGCGGTCGAGAAGGCATCCAGCCGGGTGCGACTCCTGCGGAGCAATGCGGAACTCAGCCGCAGACTCGACGAAAAATTTGGCTATGAAGGGGTCATTGGCAACAGCCCGGCCATGCAGCGGGTCATGGAAAAGCTGCGCAGCGTCGCCTCCACCGACAGCACGGTTCTGATCCTGGGCGAAAGCGGAACCGGCAAGGAACTGGCCGCACGGGCCCTGCACCAGAATAGCGAACGCAAGAATAAACCCTTTGTCCCCCTGAACATTTCCGCCCTGCCGGAAAGCCTGCTCGAAGGAGAATTGTTCGGACACGAGCAGGGAGCTTTCACTGGCGCGGTGGGAAAACGAATTGGAAAATTCGAATACGCCAACGGAGGAACGCTCTTTCTCGACGAAGTCGGTGAAATGCCGATGGCGACCCAGATCAAGCTGCTGCGAGTTCTGGAAGACCGTAAAGTGTCACGCATTGGCGCCAATGAAGAGATGGACGTCAACGTCCGTGTCGTTGCCGCGACCAACGCCGACATGCAGGAAGGGATCCGAAAAGGGACCTTCCGCAAAGACCTCTACTTCCGGTTGGCAGTCGTCACGATCGAGCTTCCACCACTACGTGAGCGTCGCAGCGATATACCGCTGCTGGTTGATTACTTCCTTAAACAACTCTCCGCGCGTCATCATCGCCCGTTGCCGATCGTCACGCGTCAGGCCCAACAGGCATTGATCGCTTACGAATGGCCCGGCAACGTTCGCGAACTTCGAAATGCGCTCGAAGGGATGATCATTCTGGACAAGGATGGACGTCTTGATATCGACGACCTTCCCCCCGACATTGCCCCACTCGGATTAAATGCGGAAAATCAGGATGGACAGGGGCATGTCCACGGTGCGGATTCCCTGATCGGCCGCCCCTTTACCGAGGTCGAAAAGTACTACATTCAGTGTGCATTGGAACTGACAGGCGGAAAACGCGAAGAGGCGGCGCATATGCTCGGCATCGGTGAACGCACGATGTATCGGAAGATAAAAGAGTTTGACATCAAAGGATGA
- a CDS encoding phytanoyl-CoA dioxygenase family protein produces the protein MPSATLDLATQLFTQSQLEQFRRDGFIVVRGLAAADDVAAMRRVTDYGLRESVEPIEYEADLHYPGAPESREAEGGRTVRRLKQAHSRSFLFTEWMIRPEVLGRLKQLLGPRVVCPLAHHNCIMTKQPQFSSETGWHQDIRYWSFQRPELINTWIALGTEHPENGCLQVIPHSHTLSLDRRRLDEELFFRSDLEENADLISTKQFVSLDPGDVLFFHCRTLHAASRNSSNQTKYSVVFTFRSADNPPLPGSRSANLPELLLP, from the coding sequence GTGCCGTCAGCCACACTCGACCTCGCGACGCAGCTGTTTACCCAATCGCAACTCGAACAATTTCGACGAGATGGATTTATCGTCGTGCGCGGATTGGCGGCGGCAGACGATGTCGCTGCAATGCGTCGTGTGACAGACTATGGCCTCAGGGAAAGCGTTGAGCCGATCGAGTACGAGGCGGATCTGCACTACCCTGGCGCCCCCGAATCACGGGAGGCGGAAGGAGGCCGGACGGTTCGACGTCTCAAGCAGGCACACAGCCGCAGCTTTCTGTTCACGGAATGGATGATTCGACCGGAAGTGCTGGGACGACTCAAACAGCTACTCGGTCCCCGAGTCGTCTGTCCTCTCGCACACCACAACTGCATCATGACCAAGCAACCACAGTTCAGCAGCGAGACGGGCTGGCACCAGGATATCCGCTACTGGTCTTTTCAACGTCCAGAGCTCATCAATACATGGATCGCGCTGGGGACAGAGCACCCTGAGAATGGCTGCCTGCAGGTCATTCCCCATTCTCATACACTGTCGCTCGATCGCCGCCGCCTGGATGAAGAACTCTTTTTCCGCAGCGACCTCGAAGAGAATGCAGACCTGATCAGCACGAAGCAGTTCGTCTCACTCGACCCCGGCGACGTCCTCTTTTTCCATTGTCGGACGCTTCACGCCGCCAGCCGGAATTCGTCGAATCAGACAAAGTATTCGGTCGTCTTCACATTTCGATCAGCGGACAACCCTCCGCTTCCCGGCAGTCGATCTGCCAACCTTCCCGAATTGTTGCTACCGTAA
- a CDS encoding MotA/TolQ/ExbB proton channel family protein, whose translation MTNFWIGVLRIAFLCLVVLIPSTAVFAEEPTAAVARPPVPTIDVRQMFADGGAIGYIIVALSLAMLALIFEHLLTIRRQTLMPEGLSEDIQKLIAQGQIKVAEERSVASHSFLGYLLAAGLREIELGYSAVEKAMEDAAAQQAARLMRKIEYLSMISTVAPMLGLMGTVWGMILAFMEFERKANPQVSELAPGIYKALVTTLFGLIVAIPAIAAFGFFRNRIDELVAQTALTAEQVFADFKRSSARRRDERRTTAAADTASATPARRETRG comes from the coding sequence ATGACGAACTTCTGGATCGGGGTTTTGCGGATAGCCTTTCTGTGCCTCGTGGTGCTCATTCCATCGACAGCCGTCTTCGCGGAAGAACCCACCGCTGCCGTGGCACGCCCACCCGTCCCCACAATCGATGTCCGACAGATGTTCGCCGACGGCGGCGCGATTGGATACATCATCGTAGCTCTCAGCCTCGCCATGCTGGCGCTGATCTTCGAACACTTGCTGACGATTCGTCGTCAGACACTCATGCCGGAGGGGCTGAGCGAGGATATTCAGAAGCTGATTGCCCAAGGTCAGATTAAAGTCGCTGAGGAGCGGAGTGTCGCCAGCCATAGCTTTCTGGGGTACCTGCTCGCCGCAGGACTGAGGGAAATTGAACTCGGCTATTCAGCAGTCGAGAAAGCCATGGAGGACGCCGCCGCCCAGCAGGCCGCGCGGCTGATGCGGAAAATTGAGTACCTCTCCATGATCAGCACCGTTGCTCCGATGCTCGGCCTGATGGGAACCGTCTGGGGAATGATCCTGGCGTTCATGGAGTTCGAACGCAAAGCGAATCCGCAGGTCAGTGAACTGGCACCTGGGATTTACAAGGCCCTGGTGACCACTCTGTTCGGATTGATTGTCGCGATTCCCGCCATCGCCGCTTTTGGTTTTTTCCGCAACCGAATCGACGAACTGGTCGCTCAGACGGCACTGACAGCCGAGCAAGTTTTTGCAGATTTCAAGCGATCATCCGCAAGACGGCGCGACGAACGGAGGACGACCGCGGCAGCCGACACCGCAAGTGCGACGCCAGCTCGGCGGGAGACTCGTGGATGA
- a CDS encoding ExbD/TolR family protein, with protein sequence MRIPSRTQDRGFTFNITPLIDVVFLLIIFFLVASHFIRNEHLERIDLPLASQGKDEAESPSRLLVTVTPTGLLFMGTTPILEAEVEQRLQQLIARHGATATELRIRADRTVPYSKVEPLLLTAARNNVTRVRFSVLTE encoded by the coding sequence ATGAGAATCCCCTCGCGGACGCAAGATCGGGGCTTCACATTCAACATTACACCACTGATCGATGTCGTGTTCCTGTTGATCATCTTTTTCCTTGTCGCGAGTCATTTCATTCGAAATGAACATCTGGAACGGATTGATCTTCCACTGGCATCACAAGGAAAAGACGAAGCCGAATCGCCAAGTCGCCTTTTGGTTACCGTCACACCTACGGGCCTGTTGTTCATGGGAACAACTCCCATTCTTGAAGCAGAAGTCGAACAGCGTCTGCAGCAACTGATCGCCAGGCATGGGGCGACCGCCACGGAACTACGCATCCGGGCTGACCGAACGGTTCCCTACAGTAAAGTCGAACCGCTGCTCCTCACTGCCGCACGCAACAACGTCACCCGGGTTCGATTCTCTGTCCTGACAGAATGA
- a CDS encoding proline--tRNA ligase has protein sequence MRWSQTFIPTMKEIPSDAEVPSHQLMLRAGLIRQLMAGAYTYLPLGVRALKKAEAIVREEMDAAGALEILMPALQPIDLFERTGRKEAFGNVLINFSVRRGDRNVHMALGPTHEEVVTDLMSRHLSSHRQMPLTVYQIQTKFRNEERPRFGILRTSEFLMKDAYSFHSSIESLNEVYQKMYRAYCRIFARCGLDYIPVEAESGPIGGDASHEFMIPASNGEDQIVFCKKTNYAANLERAETGRKPPEITTSPDAKPLTKLHTPDVGSIESLCKFLKCKPEKTIKTLVYLADGKPVAVLLRGDHEANEGKIRRALAAATLELADPDTIAQVTGAPVGFAGPVGIKCPVYADHDVPLVVNSIVGANEGDHHLVNVNVARDYQLTTTFDLRNAAAGDPSPRGEGTLELVHGIEVGHVFKLGTKYSVSMGALYDDETENRQPIIMGCYGIGVNRILAGLAETKHDEQGLIWPLSIAPYEVILSVIGANEPETFAAAEKMYAELRSQGVDVLFDDRDLRPGVKFKDADLIGIPLRVNFGGKGLKEGIVELKWRNAAESERVPLTDAVKAVVDQIAAKRKAELAALPN, from the coding sequence TTGCGCTGGTCACAAACATTTATCCCGACGATGAAGGAAATCCCGTCGGACGCCGAGGTCCCCAGTCATCAGCTGATGCTACGTGCGGGACTGATCCGACAACTGATGGCGGGAGCCTATACGTACCTACCGCTGGGTGTCCGCGCCCTGAAAAAGGCTGAAGCGATCGTCCGGGAAGAAATGGACGCGGCGGGAGCGCTGGAAATCCTCATGCCGGCACTGCAACCGATTGACCTGTTCGAAAGAACCGGCCGCAAGGAAGCTTTCGGCAACGTGCTGATCAACTTCAGCGTCCGGCGAGGTGATCGGAACGTCCATATGGCACTTGGTCCGACTCATGAAGAAGTCGTGACCGATTTGATGTCACGCCACCTCAGCAGCCACCGCCAGATGCCGCTGACGGTCTATCAGATTCAGACGAAGTTCCGAAACGAAGAGCGTCCCCGCTTTGGAATCCTGCGAACAAGCGAATTCCTGATGAAGGATGCTTACAGCTTCCACTCATCGATTGAATCGCTTAACGAAGTTTACCAGAAGATGTACCGCGCATATTGCCGGATCTTCGCCCGCTGTGGACTCGACTACATCCCTGTTGAAGCCGAAAGCGGTCCGATTGGTGGCGATGCTTCGCATGAATTCATGATCCCGGCCTCTAACGGTGAAGACCAGATCGTTTTCTGCAAGAAAACCAATTACGCGGCCAATCTGGAACGGGCAGAAACCGGTCGCAAGCCACCCGAGATCACTACGTCACCCGACGCCAAGCCATTAACAAAGCTTCACACACCCGATGTCGGCAGCATCGAGTCGCTGTGCAAGTTTCTCAAGTGCAAACCAGAGAAGACCATCAAAACGCTCGTCTACCTTGCGGATGGCAAGCCTGTCGCGGTCCTTCTGCGAGGCGATCATGAAGCAAACGAGGGAAAGATCCGGCGCGCACTGGCCGCCGCGACACTGGAACTCGCAGACCCTGACACGATCGCGCAAGTGACTGGTGCTCCGGTTGGATTTGCCGGGCCCGTCGGCATTAAATGCCCTGTCTATGCCGACCACGACGTACCTCTCGTCGTCAATTCCATCGTCGGGGCAAACGAAGGGGACCATCACCTGGTCAACGTGAACGTCGCGCGTGACTACCAACTAACGACGACGTTTGATCTTCGTAATGCGGCTGCAGGGGATCCCAGTCCGCGGGGTGAAGGAACGCTCGAACTGGTGCATGGAATCGAAGTCGGACACGTCTTCAAACTCGGCACCAAGTACAGTGTCTCCATGGGTGCCCTATACGATGACGAAACCGAGAATCGCCAGCCCATCATCATGGGGTGCTATGGAATTGGCGTGAACCGGATTCTCGCGGGCCTGGCGGAGACAAAGCACGACGAGCAAGGCCTGATCTGGCCACTTTCGATTGCTCCATACGAAGTCATTCTCAGCGTGATCGGCGCAAATGAACCTGAGACGTTTGCAGCCGCCGAAAAGATGTACGCCGAACTCCGGTCTCAAGGGGTCGACGTCCTCTTCGATGATCGCGATCTGCGCCCCGGTGTGAAGTTCAAGGATGCGGACTTGATTGGTATCCCTCTGCGTGTGAACTTTGGCGGCAAAGGCCTCAAGGAAGGGATCGTTGAACTCAAGTGGAGAAACGCTGCCGAGTCTGAACGGGTACCACTCACAGATGCCGTAAAGGCTGTCGTCGATCAGATTGCTGCTAAGCGGAAAGCCGAATTGGCAGCCCTGCCAAACTAG